The Actinomyces viscosus genome segment GGCGCGCCCGGTGCGCCCGAGCCCGACGACGGCCACGTGGGCGCCGTCGAGCTGGTCGCTCAGTGAGCCGCCTCGCCCGGTCACGGTACCGGCGGCGGGGCCGGGGGCGCCCACCGGGCCGGCGCTGCTGGTCGGTTCACCGGGGACTTCAGTCAGACTCGTCACGGTGCGGGTTCACGCTCCTGGTTCCTCATGCCTCCTCACCGCTCCGCCGGCGGGAAGGCTCTGCATCAGTGGTTCGTCGGGTCCTGGTGGCCCGGGCGTCCCGGCTCACCCGAAGATGAGCTGGCGCAGGTACTCGGCGTAGAAGAGTCCCAGTCCTGCGATGACGCACAGGCCGGCGATGATCCAGAAGCGGATCACCACGTTGACCTCGGTCCATCCTCCCAGTTCGAAGTGGTGATGCAGTGGAGCCATGCGGAAGACGCGTCGGCCTGTCGACTTGAAGGAGACGATCTGGATGATGTCACTCATGACCTCGGCCAGGAAGAGCCCGCCCAGGATGACGGCGAGGAACTCGGTGCGCGTCAGGATCGACAACCCCGCCACGGCCCCGCCCAGGGCCAGGGAGCCGGTGTCACCCATGAAGATCTTGGCCGGTGAGGCGTTCCACCACAGGAACCCGAAGCAGGCCCCCATGAGGGCGGCGGCGATCATCGCCAGGTCGCGCGGGTCCCTGACCTGGTAGCAGGTCGTGGGGACTATGGACTCGTGGCCGTAGTTGCAGGACTGGTTGGTCTGCCACACGCCGATGAGCGTGTAGGCGCCGAAGACCATGGCCGAGGCGCCGGCGGCCAGCCCGTCGAGACCGTCGGTGAGGTTGACGGCGTTGGACCAGGCGGTGATGAGGAAGTTCGCCCACAGGATGAACAGGATGAGCCCGACGACGCTGCCGGCGAAGGCCAGGTTGATCGCCGAGTCCCGGGCGAAGGAGATCCTGGTGGATCCGGGGGTCAGCCCGTTGCGGTCGGCGAAGTGCAGGGCGGCCACCGAGAAGCCGACGCCGATGAGCGCCTGTCCCACGATCTTCTGCCAGGCCCGCAGCCCCAGGGATCGCTGCTTGGAGATCTTCTCGAAGTCGTCCAGGAAGCCGATGAGCCCGAGCCCGACGATGAGGAAGAGCAGCAGGACCCCGGAGGCGCGCGGTGTGCGCAGCTGGGTGAGGTTGGCCAGGGTGTACCCCAGGACGGTGGAGATGATGATGACGAGGCCGCCCATGGTCGGCGTGCCGCGCTTGGTGAAGTGACCCTGGGGGCCGTCCTGGCGGATGAACTGCCCGTACTCCTTGGCGTGGAGGTAGCGGATGAGCAGCGGGGTTCCCAGCAGGGTGCCCACCAGTCCGACCACGCCGGAGATGAGGATGGCGGTCATCGGGGACGAACCTCCTTGAGGTGGTCGGCCAGGCGCCAGGCGCCTGATCCGTTGGAGCCCTTGACCAGGACGGCATCACCGTCGGACAGGAGGGCGTCGATCTGGGAGATGGCGGTCGCGGCATCATCGAAGCCGACGACCTCGACCCCTCGCGCCCCGGCTGCCTCGAGTGCCTCCTGGGTGGAGCCGATGCCGATGAGCATAGCGGCTCCGGCCTGAGCCACTAGCTCCCCGGTGCGCGCATGATCGGCGGCGGAGGACTCCCCCAGCTCGAGCATCTCGGAAACCACGACGACGCGGCGCCTGTCCCCGGCCAGGGCCGGCAGAGCGGCCAGCGCCGCCGTCATGGAGTCGATGTTGGCG includes the following:
- the mraY gene encoding phospho-N-acetylmuramoyl-pentapeptide-transferase, yielding MTAILISGVVGLVGTLLGTPLLIRYLHAKEYGQFIRQDGPQGHFTKRGTPTMGGLVIIISTVLGYTLANLTQLRTPRASGVLLLFLIVGLGLIGFLDDFEKISKQRSLGLRAWQKIVGQALIGVGFSVAALHFADRNGLTPGSTRISFARDSAINLAFAGSVVGLILFILWANFLITAWSNAVNLTDGLDGLAAGASAMVFGAYTLIGVWQTNQSCNYGHESIVPTTCYQVRDPRDLAMIAAALMGACFGFLWWNASPAKIFMGDTGSLALGGAVAGLSILTRTEFLAVILGGLFLAEVMSDIIQIVSFKSTGRRVFRMAPLHHHFELGGWTEVNVVIRFWIIAGLCVIAGLGLFYAEYLRQLIFG